TCCGCAGCAGATATGTCAAATACCAAGGACATCAAAGAGCTAGCTTTCAGTACGAAGCAGCGAGTCAAGTATGTTTGGTCTCAGGGCAAACTTATTCGTAACACTAGACTAGCACTCAACATGTTTGCCATTACACTGACAGTATTTTCAGAGCTCCagtgtgacccccccccccttccccagcGCTGTTGCTTTCTAGACTGTCTTTGTGCCGATCACATCAGAGTCCCCAGGAACAGAAATTTATTTGGGAGGGTGGGCAATGCTTTCTCTTAAGTAAAAATTGTCTTCCCCCATTCATTGCATTCAACTGTATAACAAACGTAgaactttttaataaatatgcAACTGTTAACATTAAACAGGGTGAACAGTATGGATAGTCAATGTAGGCCAACAGCACAGGAATCCACAAGACAAACTCTTCACTACACCAGCAACAACATCTGCCGTGTGTACGTGACTAATACAACTTAACCTTTTAAATACTATACTTAAAACAAACCCAAAACAGAAACGTGCTCTTGTCCAGTTGTCTTTAAATGCCACAGGTAATAAAGTTTACAGCATGCTAATATAAAGTTATGCATATAGCGATCCAAAATGACAAAGCTCGTTTTGGAATTATTGAGCAACACAAATGCACTTTGCTCCAGTATGATGTGGATTATAGCAACAAGCCCTGGTCAGTACAGTGTTTATTATTGCTAAAAGTATTGCACAATATTCAGTGGTGttgcataaaatgtacagtCACTTGCTCATATTTGGTCTCAATCTGCTCTCTTGTGTCTGTACCTGTAGGTTTTTCAAAAACAGATGCTCAAGTCAGATGAGTAAATGCAGAATAAAAGAATATAAAGTGTattaaataaagagagagagagagaaatgtttaTGAGAAAGAATAAAAAGAGAAACGTGATGGgaaaggctgtgtgtgtttgtctaattcAAAGCAGATAGGTCCAGTGGAGGTAAAGGCTCTCTCCAGTAGGAGAAGTGGCTGTACTCGGGGCAGTCAAACGAGGACGACCACCCATCCTGTGAGATCATAGGGAAGAAGTGCTCCACCAGCTCGCCGAGATGAGTGTACCtgtcacacacgcgcacgcacgcatgccAAAAGAGCATTAGCTTAACGACTCACAGaaatcatttgaaatgtaaaacaaacgATTATCAGGAGCACGCTTTATTAAATAGTTTGACTGAATTATGACTGTGAATCAGTTCTGCATGTAATTAATGTCACCGTTCCTATCCCATTATGTTATGCACTCACCACCAATTGTGTTGAATTGTATCCCAACATAATGGATATTTTGTGTATCCGTCTATGTTGTATATCAGTTTCTATATGTGtaattgtgagtgtgtgttaatgtACTAAAGGAGCTTCAGATTCAGTGTTCACTCATGAGGACTGAACTGACAACTGTCACGTCTGCCCTGGCGAATGTACTTACGAGGACTTGGTCCCTTTGTTCTTCTCCTGAACCAGCTCTCCCTTGGGGTTCACAGTGAAGATCTTGGTGTCAGGGACACCCACCTCTTTATACGCATAGGCATCCTGGAATCACCCAGACAGCACCCAGATCAGATTTAAGCTGAAATACCTTTTAAATCTGCCCCCCCTCCTAACCCAGAGAACAGACTGAGAAACCCCTTCAAACACAGACAGCAAGTAATCGGTTGGAATGTGTCATAACTCTGTCATAGCTACTACCTAAAAGCTAACTCTATGCAGTAAATATACCATGCGCGGAAAAAATTTAACTGGTCCTCACAATGTACGTTTTCTTAATGTAAGGCTTTAGGATGGAGTGAGGGTTGGggaaaagttttattttaatggtactAATTTGTCAGACATCATCGTGAGCGTCAGTTAGGGGGTCTCACGTTGGTCCTGTTGCCAAAGGCCGCGTAGAAGGGCTGCCTCTGGGGGTTGAACAGGTCTCGGATGTCTGTGAGACAGGCGATCTTGAACACCTCCGGCTTCTTCTCCACCACCTCCCTGTGCAGAGCGGAGAAGAAACTGCTGGGGGCCAGCAGAACCGGGCCCTTGGGGAGAACGGTGCCTTTGTCGTTCACCCATTGCAGGTAGCCCTTGGTGATGTCGGCCATGCCGATCGCCCGCGCTGAGCAGTACAGGAACTTGTAACCgtttctgggggggggggggggggggggagatcgGTCAGCACAGTAAACATTGACAGCCCTAACCTACCAAACGGAAAAAACTGGACAGCTGGTGCTTACTGGTGGATTTTGTGGTAGAGACGGGCGATGCCGTGGTGAGTCCAGTCTTTCCCCAGCTGAGGTAGGATGTGACCCAGGGCATCGGATCTGCGACGACCAGGGAGAAGGTTCAGTAAGAATTAAACACACACTTTACAACCACTGTGAGGACCAACAAATTAGTACTattaaaattaaactgttcTGCCCAATCCTCACTCCAACcttaagcctaaaataaatttaaaaaacgTACATTGTGAGGACCAGTTAAATGTctccccccacaaacacactcactttGTGATGGTGCCATCGATATCTGAAATGACAACTCGGTCGTTCCAGTTCCACAGATAGATGGCGGCCTCACAGCGACAGGTGCCCTGGTACTGGGTGGTCACACTGAACATAACGGTGTTTGCTCCCTCACGCAGATTCAACCGCTCCTGACCGCAACACAACCGCATGGTTAATATGGCTTATGGAGAGGCggccagggtgtgtgtgtgtcgcagTGGTGACGTACTATCTGTTCAGAGGTCAGGCGTAGGGACTTGCGATACATCTGGCTAAAACACTGGGCAGTGTTTGTTTTCTCCACAGTCTCTGATGATAGGCTGCCCTCGCCGCAAAGGACTGTCTCCTCGTCACTAGTCAGGTCATCGATGGTCGCCCTGGAGacggacacacggacacacacacagttttagCGTGTTCTCATCTCTCATCATTTTTTAGACGGCTCATTGAAAAGACCAGTCATTCTGCCAGAAAGAGGAGGAGTTTGTTGTCACCCACAGCATGGCAGTGGAGGTCCCTGTGGCTGCCACTGAGACTTCAGTCTCCGACTGGCCGTCCTCCTGGTCCTTCTTCGAGGTCTCCCCCGCCTGCCGAGGAGACCGACAGAGACCAGTACTGTCAACACTGATTACCTCTGTCAACATCCTCTTCAAAAACGGACTACATTAATGATATAGACTATTGAATGTACCTTCATTTATTGCGTAAATGATTCACGTCAATCCAGTTAAACTAAAATGAAAACTGATGTGCCTGAATGTAAACAACTATTAATGTTCAGTGCGACATTTCGCAACATAAAACGTTTGGACGGGTTCCTGTACCTCATTTTCATGTCCCTAGTCTGCCTTGAAAGTCTGTGATAAAGGGCACAGCCAAATAGCTTTTTTTAATCGGTGTCCATAACGCCCAATGATTCCTCAAAAGTAGTCAGTTGCACAGTGATGGACAGCAGAGGTGACCACACCCCTGCTCCAAAAATGGCCAATCAGTTTGCATGCAAAGAACGTTCAAAGAGAGGACACATGCAAGGAccaacactgcaaaaaatatctgtcttatcaagtatatttaactGGTTttcatccttaaaataaggtacatttttcttaacaagctagaaTATACCACTgcttttagaaaatatgccttgaatatcgtgtaatttgtcttgttccattggcagattacttcacttatttcaagcaaatatctcctcaaaatgttttaaattgtcttgttccattggcaacaTGTCTTGCAGTGAAAACGTTTCCATTCTTATTTAGCGTCCATTCTCCATGGGTCACTCCGGCTATGCCGATCGGCTACCTGGATGTGATTAGTGTCCATGTCTTTCCTCCTCCAGAACCACCAGCGGCCAGACTTCTTGGGCATCTTGACCTTCACCAGCTGGTCGATAGTACTCTATAGACAGACAGCAGAAGGTCGAAGGTCATACGGGCACGGGTCACCTTTATTCCCACTTCCTAATTATCCCTCCCAATGTTTAGTTCCCTTAGCCCCGCCCAACCCAACAGCCAGGGGAATGTACCTTTGGGAGACTCTTCTGAAAGACTTGCATTGACAGGACCATTGGGGCAGCCACTGCCCAGTTATAATACCTACACAAGCACAAAAAAACTGGACTTAGTCAACTCACAGAGCCAGTTATAATACCTACACAAGCACCAAAAAACTGGACTTAGTCAACTCACAGAAACAGTTATAATACCTACACAAGCACCAAAAAACTGGACTTAGTCAACTCACAGAAACAGTTATAATACCTACACAAGCACCAAAAAACTGGACTTAGTCAACTCACAGAGACAGTTATAATACCTACACAAGCACCAAAAAACTGGACTTAGTCAACTCACAgaggcacatttaaaacaacgcaaaacatactgtacagaaTTAACACTTACTTTGAGTTGATGCAAATAACCAGGTTTGGGTCTTCGATAATTCCAGGGTTGCTCACCAAATCCTGGTACTTCACCAGGTGCTCCAAGAACTTATCTGTAACAGAGTCAAAGGGCAGAGAACCTGAAAAAGCCTCAATCAAACGGTTACAAAATCACGGCATGGACATTGTCACAGGTCTCCGTTTTGGCATTTCCAGGGACATCCTGTACCCACTGCACCAAGTCGCCCCGTCTGGGCGTCTCACCTCGGTTGATTTGGCTGGTGTGGCCAGTGCCGCCGCAGAGCGACATGCTGACATCCATGTGGTCACTGGCACTGTCAGACAGGTACTCCATGCCACTGTCTACGGCCCCGCTGCCCACGGACTGGGGGGTCTGGTTACCTGAGCCGGGGCCCAGCTCCGCGTCCAGCCGCAACCCCACTTCGGTCTCACTgagggtggggagagagagaccatcAGTCGCCTGTCCCTTTACCTCCACAACTTTTCTGTTTAGTTACTGAAAGACCTGGCAATAGAGTGGacctaaaaagaaaagaaaaagacctGGCAATAGAGTGGacctaaaaagaaaagaaaaagcagCTTCCACTATTTCATCAACATGATAATAAGCAATGATTCCAGCCGTGGCATTCATCAGGGGCCATATCCATGAGAGATGTTAATAGTTGTGCTGATCCTAGATTAGCACCACTATTCTGAGGAGCTTTATCAAAACGGGcccgtgaacagaatgagagaaTCAGATCACAGAGGTGTTTAACAGCGGGATCAGTAAGCCCACTGACAAACACCCAGAAACTAATATTGATTTGGTATGGGATGAGGGTCAGTTATGATGTCTCATCTGTGCTGATGTCCTGCATGTCGTCCTGACACGTCATTAACACAGCGTTCAATGATGTGCGTCGTCTTGGGAACATAAGCTCACATCGAGACAGAGACGTGGCGTAAAGGTGACTTCAGGAAATCCATTGCCCGATGAACTCCTTCAGTGTTCATCCATGGGAGATAACAAAATCAATCTTTGAAAAGAATACACTGAGGAATAGGAGGAGTCAAGGGGGAAAAAGACCAGGAACTAAGGATCCTTTACTTTTTTGGCGGGAAGTAGAGCGCCGCCACCTCGGGGTTCAGGTTGGACAGGTCGTCCAGGTAGATGTCAGAGGGACCCAGGTGCTGACTGCGTTTACCTGGAATCACACAGCACAGGAACTGAGCAcagaccaccaccacacactTCAAAGTCAACTCAAAACCTGTGCTCCCTGACGACCGGTTACTTTAATCCGTTTACCTGTTAGCCCGCTCAGATCTAAAGGATATATGAGTTAGACTGAGACCAGGGGTTTGGAAATGAGTTTGGGTGGATCCGTTCCTTTCTGCAATCTCACCTTTCTTCCTGTCCTGGTGCTCTGCTTTGCCTGCTAAGTCTGCTGAGCCAGTGTGCCCCTCCCCCACGGCCTCATTGGCTCCCGCATCTTTCACTCCGGCACCTTCtgcagcttgattggccagGGAGCCTGATGTGGCGCTGCTTGTCACTGCAGTGCCGCTGTCTGGCGCCTTCAGTCCCCCGGTGCAGGCCTCAACCACATCGGTTTCCTCAGTCAAGATAACTCCTGGCTCCTGTCCGTCAGGTCCCAGAAAGCCACTGGACAGGTCTGGGTGTTCTATGCTACACAGAGAATCTGTGGTAATGGGACCTAAGCTGGGCGCACTGGCCAAACTAGTCGTGTTAGCTGAAGTGCTATCACTAGCAAGCCTGTCTGCATTGATTGTGCATAATTTACTGACCTTCCTGCTGCCATTTTTGGGTGGGATGCGTTTGGCTAAGCATCCATTTACTTGGCCAACCGTGTTAGGTACATATTCGAAATTACTGTTAGTGGGTCTAGTGTTGTCTACATTATCCATGCTAACTTTGCTAGCCAGGGAGTTTCTGCGGTTTTCCAGCTCCAGGTTGGATGGGGCTACTTCCTCCCCTGCCAGCAGGGTCTGTACATGTGGCTCTGCTTCTGTTTTTCCTGGCACTGGGGCCTCGGGTGAGTCTACGCTAGCCACTGCTATTGAGGCTAACGTTGACGGGTCTGAGGTGGGGTGAATCGGGGTGGAGTGGGACACGTCGGTTGTTCCCTCTAGGTCTATGAGCGAGCTTTCTGTCGGTTGGGCCACGGCGATCCTGGGCTTCGGCCTGACCACCACTGTCATACTACTGTTGACCCCAGGCTCCAGGCCCATGTCAAACGAGTCCTGACGCTGGATGGTGCGGAAGTGGGAGCCGACCGAAGGGCGGACACCTCGCTGCACCTCCAACGTCCCCCTCTCTGCTGGACACATCTAGAGGGAACAGGGAAAACAGACCTATGTGGAGACAGATGTCTACAGTCCTAACTTCTAGTTAGGACAATGGTTTGTTAGGACACCTGTATATCCGGTCAGGACAGTGGTATGTTAGGACACCTGCATAGTCGGTTAGGACAGTGGTATGTTAGGACACCTGTATAGTGGGTTAGGACATTGGTATGTTAGGACACCTGCATAGTCGGTTAGGACACCTGCATAGTCGGTTAGGACAGTGGTATGTTAGGACACCTGCATAGTCGGTTAGGACAGCGGTATGTTAGGACACCTGCATAGTCGGTTAGGACAGCGGTATGTTAGGACACCTGCATAGTCGGTTAGGACAGCGGTATGTTAGGACACCTGCATAGTCGGTTAGGACAGCGGTATGTTAGGACACCTGTATAGTCGATTAGGACAGCGGTATGTTAGGACACCTGCATAGTCAGTTAGGACAGCGGTATGTTAGGACACCTGCATAGTCGGTTAGGACAGCGGTATGTTAGGACACCTACATAGTCGGTTAGGACAGCGGTATGTTAGGACTCCTGCATAGTCGGTTAGGACAGTGGTATGTTAGGACACCTGCATAGTCGGTTAGGACAGCGGTATGTTAGGACACCTGCATAGTCGGTTAGGACAGCGGTATGTTAGGACACCTACATAGTCGGTTAGGACAGCGGTATGTTAGGACTCCTGCATAGTCGGTTAGGACAGTGGTATGTTAGGACACCTGTATAGTCGGTTAGGACAGTGGTATGTTAGGACACCTGCATAGTCGGTTAGGACAGCGGTATGTTAGGACACCTGCATAGTCGGTTAGGACAGTGGTATGTTAGGACACCTGTATAGTCGGTTAGGACGGCGATACGATAGGACGTAGATACGATAGGACGTAGATACGTTAGGACGTACCTTGGGAAAGCCTCCCCAGCTCCACTGCATCTGAGGTCCTAAAGAGTCCTGAGGCTTCATCAACAGCTCCGAGTCACTCTTGGGCGAGGAAGGCCGGCTGTAGAACACACTGAATAGGGAATGGAGAGAAAGGCCTTatgagaatgaaagagaaaaagaaagagagctgAAAAGAGATAGCAAGATAGTGGACAGAGACTCTAAGTAGGCTGATGCCATATAAGCATTTACAGCAGCTAAACAGAGCTGATAGCGATAAGCGCATTGCATCCGCTTGGGTTTTTTCCCACGCACCTGCAACAAGTTACTTCAGGTGTACAAATGCTTTTCCTatttagagagggagagaagaaatagatttaaaaaaaagagtaaCATTATGAGAGAAATCATAACcctgagagacaaagagaaggacagaaacagggagagactaAGAGATTGATTGTCTGACCTCTCTGAGGGGGACCACTCACCCTCTGAGTGAGGGTGGATGTCCCTGGACTGCATGGCCGACAGATCTTCATTGGGCTCCTCGGATAACGAGAAGTACACAGATTTACTGTTagagggggggaaaaaagacaGCCTGAGAATAATACCACTACACACTACATATGAATTCACACCAAATGTTATATATAAAATTAGGACCTGGGCAAAACAAGTATTACATTATTTGCCCCCTGTCTAAAACTCCAAGTGTGCTTCATTAACTTCTGCTGCACAATAATTACTAAGTGCCCACCCTAAAGGCACAACAGCAGGCAATGAAATCTAGAATTTGACAGCAACAACCAGCTCATTTCCCCACATTTCTTTCCTCTGTCGGAGCCGGGATTCAAACTGGCAAACCCTCAAGTCGCTGGCTTGCCTCTCTAATTGCTAGGCTACCAGCCACATCTCGCGTATTTAATCAGAGTTGATATTCACCTGGCGAGCATGGACGTGGCAGGGCTCCCCTGTTCTCCTGCCTGCTCCTTCTCCCGCTCCCTCTCATCGGACGAGGAGCTACCATCTTCTCTTCGGTGGGACTCAGAACGAATGCGTTTGCGCCTGCGCTTTTTCCTGCGCATGCTTCCGGAACT
This sequence is a window from Esox lucius isolate fEsoLuc1 chromosome 17, fEsoLuc1.pri, whole genome shotgun sequence. Protein-coding genes within it:
- the zgc:123305 gene encoding phosphatidate phosphatase LPIN2 isoform X1 translates to MNYVGQLAETVFVTVKELYRGLNPATLTGAIDVIVVRQPDGSLQCSPFHVRFGKLGVLRSKEKVVDMEVNGEPVQLQMKLGDNGEAFFVEENEDFESRVPAHLCTSPIHMELLGEAEEPLEQPVSSGSMRRKKRRRKRIRSESHRREDGSSSSDEREREKEQAGEQGSPATSMLASKSVYFSLSEEPNEDLSAMQSRDIHPHSEGEWSPSERKSICTPEVTCCSVFYSRPSSPKSDSELLMKPQDSLGPQMQWSWGGFPKMCPAERGTLEVQRGVRPSVGSHFRTIQRQDSFDMGLEPGVNSSMTVVVRPKPRIAVAQPTESSLIDLEGTTDVSHSTPIHPTSDPSTLASIAVASVDSPEAPVPGKTEAEPHVQTLLAGEEVAPSNLELENRRNSLASKVSMDNVDNTRPTNSNFEYVPNTVGQVNGCLAKRIPPKNGSRKVSKLCTINADRLASDSTSANTTSLASAPSLGPITTDSLCSIEHPDLSSGFLGPDGQEPGVILTEETDVVEACTGGLKAPDSGTAVTSSATSGSLANQAAEGAGVKDAGANEAVGEGHTGSADLAGKAEHQDRKKGKRSQHLGPSDIYLDDLSNLNPEVAALYFPPKNETEVGLRLDAELGPGSGNQTPQSVGSGAVDSGMEYLSDSASDHMDVSMSLCGGTGHTSQINRDKFLEHLVKYQDLVSNPGIIEDPNLVICINSKYYNWAVAAPMVLSMQVFQKSLPKSTIDQLVKVKMPKKSGRWWFWRRKDMDTNHIQAGETSKKDQEDGQSETEVSVAATGTSTAMLATIDDLTSDEETVLCGEGSLSSETVEKTNTAQCFSQMYRKSLRLTSEQIERLNLREGANTVMFSVTTQYQGTCRCEAAIYLWNWNDRVVISDIDGTITKSDALGHILPQLGKDWTHHGIARLYHKIHQNGYKFLYCSARAIGMADITKGYLQWVNDKGTVLPKGPVLLAPSSFFSALHREVVEKKPEVFKIACLTDIRDLFNPQRQPFYAAFGNRTNDAYAYKEVGVPDTKIFTVNPKGELVQEKNKGTKSSYTHLGELVEHFFPMISQDGWSSSFDCPEYSHFSYWREPLPPLDLSALN
- the zgc:123305 gene encoding phosphatidate phosphatase LPIN2 isoform X2; its protein translation is MNYVGQLAETVFVTVKELYRGLNPATLTGAIDVIVVRQPDGSLQCSPFHVRFGKLGVLRSKEKVVDMEVNGEPVQLQMKLGDNGEAFFVEENEDFESRVPAHLCTSPIHMELLGEAEEPLEQPVSSGSMRRKKRRRKRIRSESHRREDGSSSSDEREREKEQAGEQGSPATSMLASKSVYFSLSEEPNEDLSAMQSRDIHPHSEGEWSPSESVFYSRPSSPKSDSELLMKPQDSLGPQMQWSWGGFPKMCPAERGTLEVQRGVRPSVGSHFRTIQRQDSFDMGLEPGVNSSMTVVVRPKPRIAVAQPTESSLIDLEGTTDVSHSTPIHPTSDPSTLASIAVASVDSPEAPVPGKTEAEPHVQTLLAGEEVAPSNLELENRRNSLASKVSMDNVDNTRPTNSNFEYVPNTVGQVNGCLAKRIPPKNGSRKVSKLCTINADRLASDSTSANTTSLASAPSLGPITTDSLCSIEHPDLSSGFLGPDGQEPGVILTEETDVVEACTGGLKAPDSGTAVTSSATSGSLANQAAEGAGVKDAGANEAVGEGHTGSADLAGKAEHQDRKKGKRSQHLGPSDIYLDDLSNLNPEVAALYFPPKNETEVGLRLDAELGPGSGNQTPQSVGSGAVDSGMEYLSDSASDHMDVSMSLCGGTGHTSQINRDKFLEHLVKYQDLVSNPGIIEDPNLVICINSKYYNWAVAAPMVLSMQVFQKSLPKSTIDQLVKVKMPKKSGRWWFWRRKDMDTNHIQAGETSKKDQEDGQSETEVSVAATGTSTAMLATIDDLTSDEETVLCGEGSLSSETVEKTNTAQCFSQMYRKSLRLTSEQIERLNLREGANTVMFSVTTQYQGTCRCEAAIYLWNWNDRVVISDIDGTITKSDALGHILPQLGKDWTHHGIARLYHKIHQNGYKFLYCSARAIGMADITKGYLQWVNDKGTVLPKGPVLLAPSSFFSALHREVVEKKPEVFKIACLTDIRDLFNPQRQPFYAAFGNRTNDAYAYKEVGVPDTKIFTVNPKGELVQEKNKGTKSSYTHLGELVEHFFPMISQDGWSSSFDCPEYSHFSYWREPLPPLDLSALN
- the zgc:123305 gene encoding phosphatidate phosphatase LPIN2 isoform X3; amino-acid sequence: MQSRDIHPHSEGEWSPSERKSICTPEVTCCSVFYSRPSSPKSDSELLMKPQDSLGPQMQWSWGGFPKMCPAERGTLEVQRGVRPSVGSHFRTIQRQDSFDMGLEPGVNSSMTVVVRPKPRIAVAQPTESSLIDLEGTTDVSHSTPIHPTSDPSTLASIAVASVDSPEAPVPGKTEAEPHVQTLLAGEEVAPSNLELENRRNSLASKVSMDNVDNTRPTNSNFEYVPNTVGQVNGCLAKRIPPKNGSRKVSKLCTINADRLASDSTSANTTSLASAPSLGPITTDSLCSIEHPDLSSGFLGPDGQEPGVILTEETDVVEACTGGLKAPDSGTAVTSSATSGSLANQAAEGAGVKDAGANEAVGEGHTGSADLAGKAEHQDRKKGKRSQHLGPSDIYLDDLSNLNPEVAALYFPPKNETEVGLRLDAELGPGSGNQTPQSVGSGAVDSGMEYLSDSASDHMDVSMSLCGGTGHTSQINRDKFLEHLVKYQDLVSNPGIIEDPNLVICINSKYYNWAVAAPMVLSMQVFQKSLPKSTIDQLVKVKMPKKSGRWWFWRRKDMDTNHIQAGETSKKDQEDGQSETEVSVAATGTSTAMLATIDDLTSDEETVLCGEGSLSSETVEKTNTAQCFSQMYRKSLRLTSEQIERLNLREGANTVMFSVTTQYQGTCRCEAAIYLWNWNDRVVISDIDGTITKSDALGHILPQLGKDWTHHGIARLYHKIHQNGYKFLYCSARAIGMADITKGYLQWVNDKGTVLPKGPVLLAPSSFFSALHREVVEKKPEVFKIACLTDIRDLFNPQRQPFYAAFGNRTNDAYAYKEVGVPDTKIFTVNPKGELVQEKNKGTKSSYTHLGELVEHFFPMISQDGWSSSFDCPEYSHFSYWREPLPPLDLSALN